The Malus domestica chromosome 13, GDT2T_hap1 genome includes a window with the following:
- the LOC103452038 gene encoding copper methylamine oxidase-like isoform X2 has product MATTQEKATPRDAASAESSALLRKAGEPVRNWTGSASDLDSDPIRTRASVPTLIRPMESLPAPSTNTAATKGIPVMLRAQSSHPLEPLSAAEISVAVATVRAAGATPEVRDSMRFVEVALVEPDKRVVALADAYFFPPFQPSLLPRTKGGPMIPSKLPPRQARLVVYNKKSNETSIWIVELSEVHAATRGGHHRGKVISSEVVPDVQPPMDAVEYAECEAVVKNFPPFREAMKKRGIEDMDLVMVDPCVSLLIRCTGYHSGADAPSRRLAKPLIFCRTESDCPLENGYARPVEGIRVLVDMQNMVVLEFEDRKLVPLPPADPLRNYTPGETRGGVDRSDVKPLQIIQPEGPSFRVNGHFVEWQKWNFRIGFTSKEGLVIYSVAYIDGSRGRRPVAHRLSFVEMVVPYGDPNDPHYRKNAFDAGEDGLGKNAHSLKKGCDCLGYIKYFDANFTNFTGGVETIENCVCLHEEDHGILWKHQDWRTGLAEVRRARRLTVSFICTVANYEYGFYWHFYQDGHIEAEVKLTGILSLGALQPGETRKYGTTIAPGLYAPVHQHFFVARMDMAVDSKPGETFNQVVEVNVKVDEPGKNNVHNNAFYAEEKLLKSELQAMRDCNPLSARHWIVRNTRNVNRTGQLTGYKLVPGSNCLPLAGSEAKFLRRAAFLKHNLWVTSYARDEMYPGGEFPNQNPRIGEGLATWVQKNRSLEEADIVLWYVFGVTHIPRLEDWPVMPVERIGFTLMPHGFFNCSPAVDVPPSTCELDLKDNGMAAKPIQSGLLAKL; this is encoded by the exons ATGGCCACAACTCAGGAAAAAGCGACGCCTCGTGACGCTGCATCCGCCGAATCCTCGGCTCTGCTCCGCAAGGCCGGCGAGCCGGTTCGAAATTGGACCGGTTCGGCCTCCGATCTGGACTCGGATCCGATCCGCACCAGAGCGTCCGTGCCGACCTTGATCCGGCCCATGGAGTCCCTTCCTGCTCCTTCTACTAACACCGCTGCCACCAAAG GCATTCCAGTAATGTTGAGGGCTCAGAGCAGCCACCCTTTGGAGCCTTTATCTGCTGCTGAAATCTCAGTGGCAGTGGCCACTGTCAGGGCAGCTGGAGCAACTCCTGAG GTGAGAGATAGCATGCGCTTTGTTGAAGTGGCTTTGGTAGAACCAGATAAACGTGTCGTGGCACTCGCAGATGCGTATTTCTTCCCACCCTTCCAACCGTCATTGCTTCCCAGAACCAAGGGTGGACCTATGATTCCTAGTAAACTTCCTCCGAGGCAAGCGAGACTTGtggtttataataaaaaatcaaatgagaCGAGCATCTGGATTGTTGAACTATCGGAGGTGCATGCGGCAACTCGAGGTGGTCACCATAGGGGTAAAGTCATTTCATCCGAAGTTGTTCCAGATGTTCAGCCCCCCATG GATGCTGTTGAATATGCTGAATGTGAAGCTGTTGTGAAGAACTTTCCTCCATTTAGGGAAGCAATGAAGAAGCGGGGTATTGAGGATATGGACCTTGTGATGGTGGATCCCTG TGTGTCTCTTCTTATCAGGTGTACTGGATATCACAGTGGTGCTGATGCTCCTAGCCGCAGGCTTGCTAAACCTCTCATCTTCTGTCGAACTGAGAGTGACTGCCCTCTGGAAAATGGTTATGCTCGTCCAGTTGAAGGAATCCGTGTGCTAGTGGATATGCAAAATATGGTGGTTCTTGAGTTTGAAGACCGTAAACTTGTTCCCCTGCCTCCTGCTGATCCACTGAGAAATTATACTCCAGGTGAAACACGAGGAGGTGTTGATCGAAGTGATGTGAAACCCCTACAGATAATTCAGCCTGAAGGACCAAGTTTTCGTGTTAATGGGCACTTTGTTGAATGGCAGAAG TGGAATTTCCGCATTGGTTTTACCTCCAAGGAAGGCTTGGTTATCTATTCTGTAGCATATATTGATGGTAGTCGAGGCCGGAGGCCTGTGGCTCATAGGTTAAGTTTTGTTGAGATGGTTGTTCCTTACGGAGATCCAAATGATCCACACTACAGGAAGAATGCATTTGATGCAGGGGAAGATGGGCTGGGTAAAAATGCACATTCTCTTAAAAAG GGTTGTGATTGTTTAGGCTATATCAAGTACTTTGATGCGAACTTTACAAATTTCACCGGGGGTGTTGAAACAATTGAAAATTGTGTTTGCTTGCATGAGGAGGATCATGGAATCTTATGGAAGCATCAGGATTGGAGGACAGGTTTAGCAGAAGTTAGACGAGCTAGAAGGTTGACAGTGTCTTTTATTTGCACTGTCGCCAACTATGAGTACGGATTTTACTGGCATTTTTATCAG GATGGGCATATTGAAGCTGAGGTGAAACTTACAGGAATACTAAGCTTAGGTGCACTGCAACCAGGAGAAACCCGAAAGTATGGTACAACTATTGCACCTGGACTATATGCACCTGTGCATCAGCACTTCTTTGTGGCTCGTATGGACATGGCAGTTGATAGTAAGCCTGGTGAAACTTTCAATCAG GTGGTTGAAGTAAATGTCAAAGTTGATGAGCCAGGAAAGAATAATGTTCATAACAATGCATTTTATGCTGAGGAGAAATTGCTGAAATCAGAACTGCAAGCAATGCGCGATTGTAATCCTCTATCTGCTCGCCATTGGATT gtCAGAAACACCAGAAACGTCAACCGCACTGGGCAGCTGACAGGTTACAAGCTAGTACCTGGCTCAAATTGTTTACCATTAGCTGGTTCTGAGGCAAAATTTCTGAGAAGAGCTgcttttttaaagcataatctTTGGGTCACATCTTATGCACGTGATGAAATGTATCCTGGAGGAGAATTTCCTAATCAAAACCCACGTATTGGGGAGGGATTGGCCACTTGGGTTCAGAAAAATCGGTCGCTGGAAGAAGCTGACATTGTTCTTTG GTATGTATTTGGAGTGACACACATTCCTCGACTGGAAGACTGGCCGGTTATGCCTGTGGAACGTATTGGTTTTACGCTCATG CCGCACGGGTTCTTTAATTGCTCACCGGCGGTGGACGTCCCTCCGAGCACATGCGAGTTGGACCTCAAGGACAACGGGATGGCTGCAAAACCTATTCAGAGCGGGTTACTCGCCAAGCTCTGA
- the LOC103452038 gene encoding copper methylamine oxidase-like isoform X1 translates to MATTQEKATPRDAASAESSALLRKAGEPVRNWTGSASDLDSDPIRTRASVPTLIRPMESLPAPSTNTAATKGIPVMLRAQSSHPLEPLSAAEISVAVATVRAAGATPEVRDSMRFVEVALVEPDKRVVALADAYFFPPFQPSLLPRTKGGPMIPSKLPPRQARLVVYNKKSNETSIWIVELSEVHAATRGGHHRGKVISSEVVPDVQPPMDAVEYAECEAVVKNFPPFREAMKKRGIEDMDLVMVDPCVSLLIRCTGYHSGADAPSRRLAKPLIFCRTESDCPLENGYARPVEGIRVLVDMQNMVVLEFEDRKLVPLPPADPLRNYTPGETRGGVDRSDVKPLQIIQPEGPSFRVNGHFVEWQKWNFRIGFTSKEGLVIYSVAYIDGSRGRRPVAHRLSFVEMVVPYGDPNDPHYRKNAFDAGEDGLGKNAHSLKKGCDCLGYIKYFDANFTNFTGGVETIENCVCLHEEDHGILWKHQDWRTGLAEVRRARRLTVSFICTVANYEYGFYWHFYQDGHIEAEVKLTGILSLGALQPGETRKYGTTIAPGLYAPVHQHFFVARMDMAVDSKPGETFNQVVEVNVKVDEPGKNNVHNNAFYAEEKLLKSELQAMRDCNPLSARHWIVRNTRNVNRTGQLTGYKLVPGSNCLPLAGSEAKFLRRAAFLKHNLWVTSYARDEMYPGGEFPNQNPRIGEGLATWVQKNRSLEEADIVLWYVFGVTHIPRLEDWPVMPVERIGFTLMAYGFTRTCTSGTCELLPPKCTQRFDKSFMILIHLIICNAAARVL, encoded by the exons ATGGCCACAACTCAGGAAAAAGCGACGCCTCGTGACGCTGCATCCGCCGAATCCTCGGCTCTGCTCCGCAAGGCCGGCGAGCCGGTTCGAAATTGGACCGGTTCGGCCTCCGATCTGGACTCGGATCCGATCCGCACCAGAGCGTCCGTGCCGACCTTGATCCGGCCCATGGAGTCCCTTCCTGCTCCTTCTACTAACACCGCTGCCACCAAAG GCATTCCAGTAATGTTGAGGGCTCAGAGCAGCCACCCTTTGGAGCCTTTATCTGCTGCTGAAATCTCAGTGGCAGTGGCCACTGTCAGGGCAGCTGGAGCAACTCCTGAG GTGAGAGATAGCATGCGCTTTGTTGAAGTGGCTTTGGTAGAACCAGATAAACGTGTCGTGGCACTCGCAGATGCGTATTTCTTCCCACCCTTCCAACCGTCATTGCTTCCCAGAACCAAGGGTGGACCTATGATTCCTAGTAAACTTCCTCCGAGGCAAGCGAGACTTGtggtttataataaaaaatcaaatgagaCGAGCATCTGGATTGTTGAACTATCGGAGGTGCATGCGGCAACTCGAGGTGGTCACCATAGGGGTAAAGTCATTTCATCCGAAGTTGTTCCAGATGTTCAGCCCCCCATG GATGCTGTTGAATATGCTGAATGTGAAGCTGTTGTGAAGAACTTTCCTCCATTTAGGGAAGCAATGAAGAAGCGGGGTATTGAGGATATGGACCTTGTGATGGTGGATCCCTG TGTGTCTCTTCTTATCAGGTGTACTGGATATCACAGTGGTGCTGATGCTCCTAGCCGCAGGCTTGCTAAACCTCTCATCTTCTGTCGAACTGAGAGTGACTGCCCTCTGGAAAATGGTTATGCTCGTCCAGTTGAAGGAATCCGTGTGCTAGTGGATATGCAAAATATGGTGGTTCTTGAGTTTGAAGACCGTAAACTTGTTCCCCTGCCTCCTGCTGATCCACTGAGAAATTATACTCCAGGTGAAACACGAGGAGGTGTTGATCGAAGTGATGTGAAACCCCTACAGATAATTCAGCCTGAAGGACCAAGTTTTCGTGTTAATGGGCACTTTGTTGAATGGCAGAAG TGGAATTTCCGCATTGGTTTTACCTCCAAGGAAGGCTTGGTTATCTATTCTGTAGCATATATTGATGGTAGTCGAGGCCGGAGGCCTGTGGCTCATAGGTTAAGTTTTGTTGAGATGGTTGTTCCTTACGGAGATCCAAATGATCCACACTACAGGAAGAATGCATTTGATGCAGGGGAAGATGGGCTGGGTAAAAATGCACATTCTCTTAAAAAG GGTTGTGATTGTTTAGGCTATATCAAGTACTTTGATGCGAACTTTACAAATTTCACCGGGGGTGTTGAAACAATTGAAAATTGTGTTTGCTTGCATGAGGAGGATCATGGAATCTTATGGAAGCATCAGGATTGGAGGACAGGTTTAGCAGAAGTTAGACGAGCTAGAAGGTTGACAGTGTCTTTTATTTGCACTGTCGCCAACTATGAGTACGGATTTTACTGGCATTTTTATCAG GATGGGCATATTGAAGCTGAGGTGAAACTTACAGGAATACTAAGCTTAGGTGCACTGCAACCAGGAGAAACCCGAAAGTATGGTACAACTATTGCACCTGGACTATATGCACCTGTGCATCAGCACTTCTTTGTGGCTCGTATGGACATGGCAGTTGATAGTAAGCCTGGTGAAACTTTCAATCAG GTGGTTGAAGTAAATGTCAAAGTTGATGAGCCAGGAAAGAATAATGTTCATAACAATGCATTTTATGCTGAGGAGAAATTGCTGAAATCAGAACTGCAAGCAATGCGCGATTGTAATCCTCTATCTGCTCGCCATTGGATT gtCAGAAACACCAGAAACGTCAACCGCACTGGGCAGCTGACAGGTTACAAGCTAGTACCTGGCTCAAATTGTTTACCATTAGCTGGTTCTGAGGCAAAATTTCTGAGAAGAGCTgcttttttaaagcataatctTTGGGTCACATCTTATGCACGTGATGAAATGTATCCTGGAGGAGAATTTCCTAATCAAAACCCACGTATTGGGGAGGGATTGGCCACTTGGGTTCAGAAAAATCGGTCGCTGGAAGAAGCTGACATTGTTCTTTG GTATGTATTTGGAGTGACACACATTCCTCGACTGGAAGACTGGCCGGTTATGCCTGTGGAACGTATTGGTTTTACGCTCATG GCATATGGATTTACACGAACTTGCACCTCTGGTACCTGTGAGCTGCTACCTCCCAAGTGCACACAGAGATTTGATAAAAGCTTCATGATACTGATTCACCTTATTATTTGTAACGCAGCCGCACGGGTTCTTTAA
- the LOC103452038 gene encoding copper methylamine oxidase-like isoform X3, producing MATTQEKATPRDAASAESSALLRKAGEPVRNWTGSASDLDSDPIRTRASVPTLIRPMESLPAPSTNTAATKGIPVMLRAQSSHPLEPLSAAEISVAVATVRAAGATPEVRDSMRFVEVALVEPDKRVVALADAYFFPPFQPSLLPRTKGGPMIPSKLPPRQARLVVYNKKSNETSIWIVELSEVHAATRGGHHRGKVISSEVVPDVQPPMDAVEYAECEAVVKNFPPFREAMKKRGIEDMDLVMVDPWCTGYHSGADAPSRRLAKPLIFCRTESDCPLENGYARPVEGIRVLVDMQNMVVLEFEDRKLVPLPPADPLRNYTPGETRGGVDRSDVKPLQIIQPEGPSFRVNGHFVEWQKWNFRIGFTSKEGLVIYSVAYIDGSRGRRPVAHRLSFVEMVVPYGDPNDPHYRKNAFDAGEDGLGKNAHSLKKGCDCLGYIKYFDANFTNFTGGVETIENCVCLHEEDHGILWKHQDWRTGLAEVRRARRLTVSFICTVANYEYGFYWHFYQDGHIEAEVKLTGILSLGALQPGETRKYGTTIAPGLYAPVHQHFFVARMDMAVDSKPGETFNQVVEVNVKVDEPGKNNVHNNAFYAEEKLLKSELQAMRDCNPLSARHWIVRNTRNVNRTGQLTGYKLVPGSNCLPLAGSEAKFLRRAAFLKHNLWVTSYARDEMYPGGEFPNQNPRIGEGLATWVQKNRSLEEADIVLWYVFGVTHIPRLEDWPVMPVERIGFTLMAYGFTRTCTSGTCELLPPKCTQRFDKSFMILIHLIICNAAARVL from the exons ATGGCCACAACTCAGGAAAAAGCGACGCCTCGTGACGCTGCATCCGCCGAATCCTCGGCTCTGCTCCGCAAGGCCGGCGAGCCGGTTCGAAATTGGACCGGTTCGGCCTCCGATCTGGACTCGGATCCGATCCGCACCAGAGCGTCCGTGCCGACCTTGATCCGGCCCATGGAGTCCCTTCCTGCTCCTTCTACTAACACCGCTGCCACCAAAG GCATTCCAGTAATGTTGAGGGCTCAGAGCAGCCACCCTTTGGAGCCTTTATCTGCTGCTGAAATCTCAGTGGCAGTGGCCACTGTCAGGGCAGCTGGAGCAACTCCTGAG GTGAGAGATAGCATGCGCTTTGTTGAAGTGGCTTTGGTAGAACCAGATAAACGTGTCGTGGCACTCGCAGATGCGTATTTCTTCCCACCCTTCCAACCGTCATTGCTTCCCAGAACCAAGGGTGGACCTATGATTCCTAGTAAACTTCCTCCGAGGCAAGCGAGACTTGtggtttataataaaaaatcaaatgagaCGAGCATCTGGATTGTTGAACTATCGGAGGTGCATGCGGCAACTCGAGGTGGTCACCATAGGGGTAAAGTCATTTCATCCGAAGTTGTTCCAGATGTTCAGCCCCCCATG GATGCTGTTGAATATGCTGAATGTGAAGCTGTTGTGAAGAACTTTCCTCCATTTAGGGAAGCAATGAAGAAGCGGGGTATTGAGGATATGGACCTTGTGATGGTGGATCCCTG GTGTACTGGATATCACAGTGGTGCTGATGCTCCTAGCCGCAGGCTTGCTAAACCTCTCATCTTCTGTCGAACTGAGAGTGACTGCCCTCTGGAAAATGGTTATGCTCGTCCAGTTGAAGGAATCCGTGTGCTAGTGGATATGCAAAATATGGTGGTTCTTGAGTTTGAAGACCGTAAACTTGTTCCCCTGCCTCCTGCTGATCCACTGAGAAATTATACTCCAGGTGAAACACGAGGAGGTGTTGATCGAAGTGATGTGAAACCCCTACAGATAATTCAGCCTGAAGGACCAAGTTTTCGTGTTAATGGGCACTTTGTTGAATGGCAGAAG TGGAATTTCCGCATTGGTTTTACCTCCAAGGAAGGCTTGGTTATCTATTCTGTAGCATATATTGATGGTAGTCGAGGCCGGAGGCCTGTGGCTCATAGGTTAAGTTTTGTTGAGATGGTTGTTCCTTACGGAGATCCAAATGATCCACACTACAGGAAGAATGCATTTGATGCAGGGGAAGATGGGCTGGGTAAAAATGCACATTCTCTTAAAAAG GGTTGTGATTGTTTAGGCTATATCAAGTACTTTGATGCGAACTTTACAAATTTCACCGGGGGTGTTGAAACAATTGAAAATTGTGTTTGCTTGCATGAGGAGGATCATGGAATCTTATGGAAGCATCAGGATTGGAGGACAGGTTTAGCAGAAGTTAGACGAGCTAGAAGGTTGACAGTGTCTTTTATTTGCACTGTCGCCAACTATGAGTACGGATTTTACTGGCATTTTTATCAG GATGGGCATATTGAAGCTGAGGTGAAACTTACAGGAATACTAAGCTTAGGTGCACTGCAACCAGGAGAAACCCGAAAGTATGGTACAACTATTGCACCTGGACTATATGCACCTGTGCATCAGCACTTCTTTGTGGCTCGTATGGACATGGCAGTTGATAGTAAGCCTGGTGAAACTTTCAATCAG GTGGTTGAAGTAAATGTCAAAGTTGATGAGCCAGGAAAGAATAATGTTCATAACAATGCATTTTATGCTGAGGAGAAATTGCTGAAATCAGAACTGCAAGCAATGCGCGATTGTAATCCTCTATCTGCTCGCCATTGGATT gtCAGAAACACCAGAAACGTCAACCGCACTGGGCAGCTGACAGGTTACAAGCTAGTACCTGGCTCAAATTGTTTACCATTAGCTGGTTCTGAGGCAAAATTTCTGAGAAGAGCTgcttttttaaagcataatctTTGGGTCACATCTTATGCACGTGATGAAATGTATCCTGGAGGAGAATTTCCTAATCAAAACCCACGTATTGGGGAGGGATTGGCCACTTGGGTTCAGAAAAATCGGTCGCTGGAAGAAGCTGACATTGTTCTTTG GTATGTATTTGGAGTGACACACATTCCTCGACTGGAAGACTGGCCGGTTATGCCTGTGGAACGTATTGGTTTTACGCTCATG GCATATGGATTTACACGAACTTGCACCTCTGGTACCTGTGAGCTGCTACCTCCCAAGTGCACACAGAGATTTGATAAAAGCTTCATGATACTGATTCACCTTATTATTTGTAACGCAGCCGCACGGGTTCTTTAA
- the LOC103452038 gene encoding copper methylamine oxidase-like (The RefSeq protein has 6 substitutions compared to this genomic sequence) has protein sequence MASASKKTTPRDAASAESSALLRKAGEPVRNWTGSASDLDSDPIRTRASVPTLIRPMESLPAPSTNTAATKGIPVMLRAQSSHPLEPLSAAEISVAVATVRAAGATPEVRDSMRFVEVALVEPDKRVVALADAYFFPPFQPSLLPRTKGGPMIPSKLPPRQARLVVYNKKSNETSIWIVELSEVHAATRGGHHRGKVISSEVVPDVQPPMDAVEYAECEAVVKNFPPFREAMKKRGIEDMDLVMVDPWCTGYHSGADAPSRRLAKPLIFCRTESDCPLENGYARPVEGIRVLVDMQNMVVLEFEDRKLVPLPPADPLRNYTPGETRGGVDRSDVKPLQIIQPEGPSFRVNGHFVEWQKWNFRIGFTSKEGLVIYSVAYIDGSRGRRPVAHRLSFVEMVVPYGDPNDPHYRKNAFDAGEDGLGKNAHSLKKGCDCLGYIKYFDANFTNFTGGVETIENCVCLHEEDHGILWKHQDWRTGLAEVRRARRLTVSFICTVANYEYGFYWHFYQDGHIEAEVKLTGILSLGALQPGETRKYGTTIAPGLYAPVHQHFFVARMDMAVDSKPGETFNQVVEVNVKVDEPGKNNVHNNAFYAEEKLLKSELQAMRDCNPLSARHWIVRNTRNVNRTGQLTGYKLVPGSNCLPLAGSEAKFLRRAAFLKHNLWVTSYARDEMNPGGEFPNQNPRIGEGLATWVQKNRSLEEADIVLWYVFGVTHIPRLEDWPVMPVERIGFTLMPHGFFNCSPAVDVPPSTCELDLKDNGMAAKPIQSGLLAKL, from the exons ATGGCCACAACTCAGGAAAAAGCGACGCCTCGTGACGCTGCATCCGCCGAATCCTCGGCTCTGCTCCGCAAGGCCGGCGAGCCGGTTCGAAATTGGACCGGTTCGGCCTCCGATCTGGACTCGGATCCGATCCGCACCAGAGCGTCCGTGCCGACCTTGATCCGGCCCATGGAGTCCCTTCCTGCTCCTTCTACTAACACCGCTGCCACCAAAG GCATTCCAGTAATGTTGAGGGCTCAGAGCAGCCACCCTTTGGAGCCTTTATCTGCTGCTGAAATCTCAGTGGCAGTGGCCACTGTCAGGGCAGCTGGAGCAACTCCTGAG GTGAGAGATAGCATGCGCTTTGTTGAAGTGGCTTTGGTAGAACCAGATAAACGTGTCGTGGCACTCGCAGATGCGTATTTCTTCCCACCCTTCCAACCGTCATTGCTTCCCAGAACCAAGGGTGGACCTATGATTCCTAGTAAACTTCCTCCGAGGCAAGCGAGACTTGtggtttataataaaaaatcaaatgagaCGAGCATCTGGATTGTTGAACTATCGGAGGTGCATGCGGCAACTCGAGGTGGTCACCATAGGGGTAAAGTCATTTCATCCGAAGTTGTTCCAGATGTTCAGCCCCCCATG GATGCTGTTGAATATGCTGAATGTGAAGCTGTTGTGAAGAACTTTCCTCCATTTAGGGAAGCAATGAAGAAGCGGGGTATTGAGGATATGGACCTTGTGATGGTGGATCCCTG GTGTACTGGATATCACAGTGGTGCTGATGCTCCTAGCCGCAGGCTTGCTAAACCTCTCATCTTCTGTCGAACTGAGAGTGACTGCCCTCTGGAAAATGGTTATGCTCGTCCAGTTGAAGGAATCCGTGTGCTAGTGGATATGCAAAATATGGTGGTTCTTGAGTTTGAAGACCGTAAACTTGTTCCCCTGCCTCCTGCTGATCCACTGAGAAATTATACTCCAGGTGAAACACGAGGAGGTGTTGATCGAAGTGATGTGAAACCCCTACAGATAATTCAGCCTGAAGGACCAAGTTTTCGTGTTAATGGGCACTTTGTTGAATGGCAGAAG TGGAATTTCCGCATTGGTTTTACCTCCAAGGAAGGCTTGGTTATCTATTCTGTAGCATATATTGATGGTAGTCGAGGCCGGAGGCCTGTGGCTCATAGGTTAAGTTTTGTTGAGATGGTTGTTCCTTACGGAGATCCAAATGATCCACACTACAGGAAGAATGCATTTGATGCAGGGGAAGATGGGCTGGGTAAAAATGCACATTCTCTTAAAAAG GGTTGTGATTGTTTAGGCTATATCAAGTACTTTGATGCGAACTTTACAAATTTCACCGGGGGTGTTGAAACAATTGAAAATTGTGTTTGCTTGCATGAGGAGGATCATGGAATCTTATGGAAGCATCAGGATTGGAGGACAGGTTTAGCAGAAGTTAGACGAGCTAGAAGGTTGACAGTGTCTTTTATTTGCACTGTCGCCAACTATGAGTACGGATTTTACTGGCATTTTTATCAG GATGGGCATATTGAAGCTGAGGTGAAACTTACAGGAATACTAAGCTTAGGTGCACTGCAACCAGGAGAAACCCGAAAGTATGGTACAACTATTGCACCTGGACTATATGCACCTGTGCATCAGCACTTCTTTGTGGCTCGTATGGACATGGCAGTTGATAGTAAGCCTGGTGAAACTTTCAATCAG GTGGTTGAAGTAAATGTCAAAGTTGATGAGCCAGGAAAGAATAATGTTCATAACAATGCATTTTATGCTGAGGAGAAATTGCTGAAATCAGAACTGCAAGCAATGCGCGATTGTAATCCTCTATCTGCTCGCCATTGGATT gtCAGAAACACCAGAAACGTCAACCGCACTGGGCAGCTGACAGGTTACAAGCTAGTACCTGGCTCAAATTGTTTACCATTAGCTGGTTCTGAGGCAAAATTTCTGAGAAGAGCTgcttttttaaagcataatctTTGGGTCACATCTTATGCACGTGATGAAATGTATCCTGGAGGAGAATTTCCTAATCAAAACCCACGTATTGGGGAGGGATTGGCCACTTGGGTTCAGAAAAATCGGTCGCTGGAAGAAGCTGACATTGTTCTTTG GTATGTATTTGGAGTGACACACATTCCTCGACTGGAAGACTGGCCGGTTATGCCTGTGGAACGTATTGGTTTTACGCTCATG CCGCACGGGTTCTTTAATTGCTCACCGGCGGTGGACGTCCCTCCGAGCACATGCGAGTTGGACCTCAAGGACAACGGGATGGCTGCAAAACCTATTCAGAGCGGGTTACTCGCCAAGCTCTGA